Proteins from one bacterium genomic window:
- the metC gene encoding cystathionine beta-lyase — MRPETRLVHAGRDPARHQGTVNPPIHRASTIVFPTMDAYERRMERKYTSFHYGIDGTPITLALTEALAELSGGARSIVTSSGLAAITQALAVFLRQGDHVLVPDSVYGPARTFCASVLTRFGVEATFYDPTLGAGIAGLIRPNTRVVHAESPGSLTFEVQDLPAIAAAAHERGAIVFFDNTWATPLYFRAFDHGADVEIQAATKYLAGHSDLMMGVVTARTDALFRRLKDGVGEFGDCVAPDLCYETLRGLRTLAVRLRRHEESALDLARWFARRPEVIRVLHPALPEDPGHALWKRDFTGSSSLFGVVLRTESRAAVAAMLDGLQLFQIGASFGGFESLITPPQLTGVRTVRPWVEPGTLLRLHVGLEAVEDLMADLDAGLRRLATAAGGTG, encoded by the coding sequence GGACGCGTACGAGCGCCGCATGGAACGCAAGTATACCAGCTTCCACTACGGTATCGACGGCACCCCCATCACCCTCGCGCTGACGGAGGCGCTCGCCGAGTTGTCCGGCGGGGCCCGGTCGATCGTCACCTCGTCGGGTCTTGCGGCGATCACGCAGGCCCTCGCGGTATTTCTCCGCCAAGGGGATCACGTGCTGGTGCCGGACAGCGTCTACGGTCCGGCGCGTACGTTCTGTGCGTCGGTGTTGACCCGCTTCGGCGTCGAGGCCACGTTCTACGACCCGACGTTGGGCGCCGGCATCGCCGGGCTCATCCGGCCGAACACGCGCGTCGTCCACGCGGAGTCCCCGGGGTCGCTCACGTTCGAAGTGCAGGACCTCCCGGCGATCGCCGCCGCGGCCCACGAGCGCGGCGCGATCGTGTTCTTCGACAACACCTGGGCGACGCCGCTGTATTTTCGGGCGTTTGACCACGGCGCCGACGTTGAGATCCAGGCGGCGACCAAGTACCTCGCCGGCCACTCCGATCTCATGATGGGCGTGGTCACGGCCCGAACCGACGCGCTGTTTCGGCGCCTCAAGGACGGGGTCGGCGAGTTCGGCGACTGCGTGGCGCCGGACCTGTGCTACGAGACGCTCCGCGGGCTGCGCACGCTCGCCGTGCGTCTGCGCCGGCACGAGGAATCGGCGCTCGACCTGGCCCGCTGGTTCGCCCGCCGCCCCGAGGTCATCCGCGTGCTGCATCCGGCGCTGCCCGAGGACCCCGGCCATGCGCTGTGGAAGCGTGACTTCACCGGGTCGTCGAGCCTCTTTGGGGTGGTGCTGCGAACCGAGTCGCGGGCGGCCGTCGCGGCCATGCTCGACGGCCTGCAGCTATTCCAGATCGGCGCGAGCTTCGGAGGCTTTGAAAGCCTCATCACCCCGCCGCAGCTCACAGGCGTCCGCACAGTGCGGCCGTGGGTGGAGCCCGGGACGCTCCTGCGCCTGCACGTGGGGTTGGAGGCCGTCGAGGACCTCATGGCGGATTTGGACGCCGGGCTGCGGCGGCTCGCGACGGCGGCCGGCGGCACCGGCTGA